In a single window of the Mycobacterium bourgelatii genome:
- a CDS encoding WS/DGAT/MGAT family O-acyltransferase — MELMMPTDSMFLFTESREHPMHVGGLSLFEPPEGAGREFVRDFYEALVANDEFQPTFRKHPATIGGGIARVAWAYDDEVDMDYHVRRSALPAPGRVRDLLELTSRLHTSLLDRHRPLWELHVVEGLADGRFALYTKMHHALIDGVSAVKLMQRTMSTDPNDTQVKAMWNLPRPPKSASDGSGGPSASSALSALTGTVKGLAGIAPSTLKLARAALLEQQLTLPFAAPHTMLNRKVGGARRCAAQSWSLDRIKAVKQAAGVSVNDAVLAMCAGALRYYLIEQDALPNAPLVAMVPVSLRSEADADRGGNKVGSILCNLATNLEDPAKRIEVIGESMRRNKKVLAELPQYQVLALSALNMAPLTLAGVPGFLSAVPPPFNIVISNVPGVSEPLYYGGARLDGSYPLSNIPEGQALNITLVNNAGNLDFGLVGCRRSVPHLQRLLGHLETSLKDLEQAVGV; from the coding sequence ATGGAACTGATGATGCCCACCGACTCGATGTTTCTGTTCACCGAATCGCGGGAGCATCCCATGCACGTGGGCGGCTTGTCGCTGTTCGAGCCGCCGGAAGGGGCCGGCCGAGAGTTCGTCCGCGACTTCTACGAAGCGCTAGTTGCGAACGACGAATTCCAGCCCACCTTCCGCAAGCACCCCGCCACGATCGGGGGTGGAATCGCGCGGGTCGCTTGGGCCTACGACGACGAAGTCGACATGGACTACCACGTCCGTCGTTCGGCGCTACCCGCGCCGGGACGCGTGCGCGATCTGCTCGAACTGACCTCGAGGCTGCACACCAGCCTGCTCGACCGGCACCGGCCGCTGTGGGAACTGCACGTGGTGGAGGGGCTGGCCGACGGGCGATTCGCCCTGTACACCAAGATGCACCACGCCTTGATCGACGGTGTGTCGGCGGTGAAGCTGATGCAACGCACGATGTCGACCGACCCGAACGACACCCAGGTCAAAGCGATGTGGAACCTGCCACGCCCGCCGAAGTCGGCGTCCGACGGCTCAGGCGGCCCAAGTGCGTCGAGCGCGTTGAGCGCGCTGACGGGAACCGTCAAAGGACTCGCCGGGATCGCCCCGTCGACCTTGAAGCTGGCCCGTGCCGCCCTGCTCGAGCAGCAACTGACGCTGCCCTTCGCAGCGCCGCACACCATGTTGAACCGCAAGGTCGGGGGTGCTCGTCGATGTGCCGCCCAGTCCTGGTCGCTGGATCGGATCAAGGCCGTCAAGCAGGCGGCGGGCGTGTCGGTCAACGACGCGGTGTTGGCAATGTGCGCCGGTGCGCTGCGCTACTACCTCATCGAGCAAGACGCGTTGCCGAATGCGCCGCTGGTGGCGATGGTGCCGGTGAGTCTGCGTTCGGAAGCGGACGCCGACCGCGGCGGCAACAAGGTGGGCAGCATCCTGTGCAACCTGGCCACGAACCTCGAGGACCCGGCGAAGCGGATCGAGGTCATCGGCGAGTCCATGCGTCGCAACAAGAAGGTGCTCGCGGAACTGCCGCAATATCAGGTCCTGGCTTTGTCGGCGCTCAACATGGCGCCGCTGACGCTGGCAGGCGTGCCGGGCTTCCTCTCCGCGGTGCCGCCGCCATTCAACATCGTCATCTCCAACGTGCCCGGGGTGAGCGAGCCGCTGTATTACGGCGGTGCCCGGCTCGACGGCAGCTACCCGCTGTCCAACATCCCGGAGGGGCAGGCGTTGAACATCACGCTGGTCAACAACGCGGGCAACCTGGACTTCGGGCTGGTCGGATGCCGGCGCAGCGTGCCACACCTGCAGCGGCTGCTCGGGCATCTTGAGACCTCGCTGAAGGATCTGGAACAGGCCGTCGGGGTCTGA
- a CDS encoding AraC family transcriptional regulator has protein sequence MSVVRGTGIWSYPGLVTELGGDPSALLRAAGVREQDVGNYDAFIPLHAAIRAVESAAQVTDTPDFGRRLAERQGIEILGPVGVAARTAATVADAMAIFNTFMAAYSPAISIRITPLPDPAQSFIAIEFLLDRAATSPQTLELALGVSLRVIHLLMGTTYAPISVHLPHDPLTSPSDYTRYFGCTPHFAQRTSGFTVRTADLARTLNRDDLAHRAVVDYLSSITPLGAGIVESARAIVRQLLPTGAATLDVVAEQFHLHPKTLQRRLAHEHTTFAALVDEVRKDAADRYLRTTRISLSHLARELGYAEQSVLTRSSKRWFGVGPASYRAMTRGATGQRPTARSSSFSDVSR, from the coding sequence ATGTCCGTGGTGCGGGGAACGGGGATCTGGAGTTACCCGGGCCTGGTCACCGAGCTGGGCGGTGACCCGTCCGCCTTACTGCGCGCGGCGGGCGTCCGCGAACAGGACGTCGGCAACTACGACGCGTTCATACCTCTCCACGCCGCGATACGAGCGGTCGAGTCGGCCGCGCAGGTAACCGACACACCGGATTTCGGCCGCCGGTTGGCCGAGCGGCAAGGGATCGAGATCCTGGGCCCGGTCGGGGTGGCGGCGCGAACTGCTGCGACGGTCGCCGATGCGATGGCGATATTCAACACCTTCATGGCGGCCTACAGTCCGGCGATCTCGATTCGGATCACCCCCCTGCCCGACCCGGCCCAGTCCTTCATCGCGATCGAGTTCCTGCTCGACCGGGCCGCCACCAGCCCCCAGACGCTGGAACTGGCGCTCGGCGTCTCACTCAGGGTGATCCACCTGCTCATGGGGACCACGTATGCGCCCATCTCGGTGCACCTGCCGCACGACCCTCTCACGTCGCCGTCGGATTACACCCGGTACTTCGGCTGCACACCGCACTTCGCCCAGCGCACGAGCGGATTCACGGTGCGGACGGCTGACCTCGCCCGCACGCTCAACCGTGACGACCTCGCCCACCGTGCGGTCGTGGACTACCTCAGCAGCATCACCCCGCTGGGCGCCGGAATCGTGGAATCGGCGCGAGCCATCGTTCGGCAGCTGTTGCCCACCGGCGCGGCGACCCTCGACGTGGTCGCCGAGCAGTTTCATCTGCATCCGAAAACGTTGCAGCGCAGACTTGCTCACGAACACACCACGTTCGCGGCTCTGGTCGACGAGGTCCGCAAGGATGCCGCCGATCGCTACCTGCGGACCACCAGAATCAGCCTGTCACACCTGGCCCGCGAACTCGGCTACGCCGAGCAGAGCGTTTTGACCCGGTCCAGCAAGAGATGGTTCGGCGTGGGCCCGGCGTCCTACCGCGCCATGACCCGCGGGGCTACGGGTCAGAGGCCGACCGCCCGCTCCAGTTCCTTCAGCGACGTGTCCAGGTGA